A genomic window from Micromonospora sp. WMMA1947 includes:
- a CDS encoding HAMP domain-containing sensor histidine kinase yields the protein MNELLVIGFYALLAGAVVGALGACALRLVRRRSILAHIAVLLAVTIASVTAGVTAVAQAMFLSAHDLQVVLVTVAASAAVSLAVGVAFARRLAQAAVWADQARQRERQLEAGRRELVAWVSHDLRTPLAGLRAMAEALEDRVVDEPAAVAEYHRRIRVETDRMTRLVDDLFELSRINAGALRPALSPVPLGDVVSDAIAATAPLAADRRVRVVAPETGWPTVRAAEAELARVVTNLLVNSVRYTPPDGTVRIDAGREDTDAWLAVSDTCGGIPEADLPRVFDVAFRGTRARTPVPAGTGEAAPAGGGLGLAIVRGLVEAHGGRVHAHNVTGGCRFVVRLPAV from the coding sequence GTGAACGAGCTGCTGGTCATCGGTTTCTACGCCCTGCTGGCCGGCGCGGTCGTCGGCGCGCTCGGCGCCTGCGCGCTGCGGCTGGTGCGCCGCCGGTCGATCCTCGCGCACATCGCGGTGCTGCTCGCGGTCACGATCGCCTCGGTGACGGCCGGCGTCACCGCCGTCGCCCAGGCCATGTTCCTGTCCGCGCACGACCTCCAGGTCGTCCTCGTGACGGTCGCGGCGTCCGCGGCGGTCAGCCTGGCCGTCGGGGTGGCGTTCGCCCGCCGGCTCGCGCAGGCGGCGGTCTGGGCCGACCAGGCCCGGCAGCGGGAACGGCAGCTGGAGGCCGGCCGCCGCGAGCTGGTCGCGTGGGTCTCCCACGACCTGCGTACGCCGCTCGCGGGCCTGCGGGCGATGGCGGAGGCGCTGGAGGACCGGGTGGTCGACGAGCCGGCGGCGGTGGCCGAGTACCACCGCCGGATCCGGGTCGAGACGGACCGGATGACGCGCCTGGTCGACGACCTGTTCGAGCTGTCCCGGATCAACGCCGGAGCGCTGCGGCCCGCGCTGTCCCCGGTGCCGCTCGGTGACGTCGTGTCCGACGCGATCGCCGCCACCGCGCCGCTGGCCGCCGACCGGCGGGTGCGTGTCGTCGCCCCGGAGACCGGCTGGCCGACCGTCCGGGCGGCCGAGGCCGAACTCGCCCGCGTCGTGACGAACCTGCTGGTCAACTCGGTGCGGTACACGCCACCGGACGGCACTGTCCGCATCGACGCCGGCCGGGAGGACACCGACGCGTGGCTCGCCGTCTCCGACACCTGCGGCGGCATCCCGGAGGCGGACCTGCCCCGGGTGTTCGACGTGGCGTTCCGGGGGACCCGGGCCCGTACCCCCGTACCGGCCGGCACCGGCGAGGCGGCGCCGGCCGGCGGCGGGCTGGGGCTGGCGATCGTGCGCGGGCTGGTGGAGGCGCACGGCGGGCGGGTGCACGCGCACAACGTCACCGGCGGGTGCCGGTTCGTGGTCCGCCTGCCGGCGGTCTGA
- a CDS encoding LysE family translocator translates to MLGLSAATLAGYLAAIVVLMLTPGPDMMFVLANATRYGARAGAVAALGVAAGEAVHVAAVVAGLATVIAASPVLFTAIRWAGAAYLIVLGLRALRGAGRPGAAADRPDGGGGRAFRRGLLTNLLNPKMILFSVAFLPQFVRPEAGPVAAQLVLLGVLFVAVQLTVDLALGVGAGRFARRWGDSRWSRRVDRLCAVAFVALGVRLAAG, encoded by the coding sequence GTGCTCGGACTCTCCGCCGCCACGCTCGCGGGTTATCTGGCCGCGATCGTGGTGCTCATGCTCACCCCGGGGCCGGACATGATGTTCGTGCTCGCGAACGCCACCCGGTACGGCGCGCGGGCGGGCGCGGTGGCCGCGCTCGGCGTCGCCGCCGGGGAGGCGGTGCACGTCGCCGCCGTGGTGGCCGGGCTCGCCACCGTCATCGCCGCGTCCCCGGTGCTGTTCACCGCGATCCGGTGGGCCGGGGCGGCGTACCTGATCGTGCTGGGCCTGCGGGCGCTGCGCGGCGCCGGCCGGCCCGGCGCCGCCGCCGACCGGCCGGACGGCGGGGGCGGCCGGGCGTTCCGGCGCGGGCTGCTGACGAACCTGCTCAACCCGAAGATGATCCTGTTCAGCGTGGCGTTCCTGCCGCAGTTCGTCCGGCCCGAGGCGGGCCCGGTCGCGGCGCAGCTGGTGCTGCTCGGCGTGCTGTTCGTCGCGGTGCAGCTCACCGTGGACCTGGCGCTCGGCGTGGGCGCCGGGCGGTTCGCCCGCCGGTGGGGCGACAGCCGCTGGTCGCGGCGGGTCGACCGGCTCTGCGCTGTCGCCTTCGTCGCGCTCGGTGTCCGGCTGGCCGCCGGCTGA
- a CDS encoding acyltransferase domain-containing protein, which yields MDVDDVAGRLGVPAEEVDRVRRLAGDLPSTPLPSRADAPALLDRLAVRPDDAAEILAGWPEPGSPLWTPELRWLLDRSIALVRADLGGFGWPPPGPALPRDRGPAWRHLYAYEYLALVDVTRAYHRDHGVPDDVSWTTLADLGNNLAVDRRMNGEGWPVMQSWLTLHVRGGLYELGRLQHQRGDGDAIGLHIPDSGPLPPEAVDASLERARAFFPRHFPGERYTAFSRGSWLLDPQLREYLPEDSNIIRFQRRFAVEPYQDLPGLDGDVEVLRFVFRTLDTPLDRLPRRTALQRAVIDHLRAGRHWQWRQGRFPM from the coding sequence ATGGATGTCGATGACGTCGCCGGCCGGCTCGGCGTGCCGGCCGAGGAGGTCGACCGGGTGCGCCGGCTCGCCGGTGACCTGCCCTCGACGCCGCTGCCCTCCCGGGCGGACGCACCAGCGCTGCTGGACCGGCTCGCGGTCCGCCCCGACGACGCCGCCGAGATCCTGGCCGGCTGGCCGGAGCCCGGCTCACCACTGTGGACCCCGGAGCTGCGCTGGCTGCTGGACCGCTCGATCGCCCTGGTCCGCGCCGACCTCGGCGGCTTCGGCTGGCCGCCACCGGGCCCGGCGCTGCCCCGCGACCGGGGCCCGGCCTGGCGGCACCTCTACGCGTACGAGTACCTCGCCCTGGTCGACGTGACCCGGGCCTACCACCGCGACCACGGCGTCCCCGACGACGTGTCCTGGACGACGCTCGCCGACCTGGGCAACAACCTCGCTGTCGACCGGCGGATGAACGGTGAGGGCTGGCCGGTCATGCAGAGCTGGCTGACGCTGCACGTGCGCGGTGGCCTCTACGAGCTGGGCCGGCTCCAGCACCAGCGCGGCGACGGCGACGCGATCGGCCTGCACATCCCGGACTCGGGACCGCTCCCCCCGGAGGCGGTCGACGCGTCGCTGGAACGGGCCCGCGCGTTCTTCCCGCGCCACTTCCCCGGCGAGCGCTACACCGCGTTCTCCCGCGGCTCCTGGCTGCTCGACCCGCAGTTACGCGAATACCTGCCGGAGGACTCCAACATCATCCGGTTCCAGCGGCGGTTCGCCGTGGAGCCCTACCAGGACCTGCCCGGGCTGGACGGCGACGTCGAGGTGCTGCGGTTCGTGTTCCGCACCCTGGACACGCCGCTGGACCGGCTGCCGCGCCGCACCGCGCTGCAGCGCGCGGTGATCGACCACCTGCGGGCGGGCCGGCACTGGCAGTGGCGCCAGGGCCGCTTCCCGATGTAG
- a CDS encoding adenylate kinase, which produces MNPPARILVEGVHGSGKSTLAALLAQRFGLPWYPVDDLLWEPGWVEVPVAEQRRRIDAICRRDRWILDGAYHGWRDVVLGRADLVIGLDYPRGVSFRRLLRRTLGRLASGEQICNGNRETLGSVLSRDSVLVWHLTGFGRARRRMRAWAADPAGPSVLLFDDPAALDDWLARGAPVTPRAGPDRSGLRPLT; this is translated from the coding sequence ATGAACCCCCCGGCCCGCATCCTGGTCGAGGGCGTCCACGGCTCCGGCAAGTCGACGCTCGCCGCGCTGCTGGCGCAGCGGTTCGGCCTGCCCTGGTATCCGGTCGACGACCTGCTGTGGGAGCCCGGCTGGGTCGAGGTGCCGGTGGCCGAGCAGCGTCGCCGGATCGACGCGATCTGCCGGCGCGACAGGTGGATCCTCGACGGCGCCTACCACGGCTGGCGGGACGTCGTCCTCGGCCGCGCCGACCTGGTGATCGGCCTGGACTATCCGCGCGGGGTCTCGTTCCGGCGGCTGCTGCGCCGCACGCTCGGGCGTCTGGCCAGCGGGGAGCAGATCTGCAACGGCAACCGGGAGACGCTGGGCAGCGTGCTGTCCCGGGACTCCGTCCTGGTGTGGCACCTGACCGGGTTCGGCCGGGCGCGGCGGCGGATGCGGGCCTGGGCGGCCGACCCGGCCGGGCCGTCGGTGCTGCTGTTCGACGATCCGGCCGCTCTCGACGACTGGCTGGCGCGCGGAGCGCCGGTGACGCCGCGGGCCGGGCCGGATCGCAGCGGCCTGCGACCGCTGACGTGA
- a CDS encoding acyl-CoA thioesterase: MPDTITLTGRPPSASHLTLSQIMDQHHTNLMGTVHGGRILNLIDSVAGVVAARHSDGPAVTAAIDETAFLRAVRVGDVVHVDARITWAGRSSMEVAVKVSADRWDRAVPPVDVATAHLVMVAVDDDGRPRPVPPLRTETDGDRRRYREAQIRREHRLALRRALLDGAGEG; the protein is encoded by the coding sequence GTGCCCGACACCATCACGCTCACCGGCCGACCACCGTCGGCCTCGCACCTGACCCTGTCGCAGATCATGGACCAGCACCACACCAACCTGATGGGCACTGTGCACGGCGGGCGCATCCTCAACCTGATCGACTCGGTCGCCGGGGTGGTCGCCGCCCGCCACTCCGACGGTCCGGCCGTCACCGCCGCCATCGACGAGACCGCGTTCCTGCGCGCCGTGCGCGTCGGGGACGTGGTGCACGTGGACGCCCGGATCACCTGGGCCGGCCGCAGCTCGATGGAGGTGGCGGTGAAGGTCAGCGCGGATCGGTGGGACCGCGCGGTGCCGCCGGTGGACGTGGCGACCGCGCACCTGGTGATGGTGGCGGTGGACGACGACGGCCGGCCCCGGCCGGTGCCGCCGCTGCGCACCGAGACCGACGGCGACCGGCGGCGCTACCGGGAGGCGCAGATCCGGCGCGAACACCGGCTGGCGCTGCGCCGGGCCCTGCTCGACGGCGCCGGGGAGGGCTGA
- a CDS encoding PrsW family glutamic-type intramembrane protease: MGNTGRRWAWVAVLLVGVGLHLLVLETLAGTGTVTFVPALILLGASVAPATFLAFAQSRPGRRPVPGSVVGVAALLGGVIGVVAAGWLEYDALHRLGVLPMALVGLAEETAKLIVPAGILLLWHRHRSPAEGLVIGVASGAGFAALETMGYAFAAFVGSQGNLGEVEQTLLVRGLTAPAAHLAWTGLTAAALFAFAAAPGGRKLAAFLLTFAAAVTLHTCWDTFGTQPAYVFIGGVSLGWLLLRLHLDRERPPASGTPVVPASRETAAHPG, from the coding sequence ATGGGGAATACCGGACGCCGCTGGGCGTGGGTGGCGGTCCTGCTCGTCGGCGTCGGGCTCCACCTGCTGGTGCTGGAGACACTGGCCGGCACCGGCACCGTCACGTTCGTGCCGGCGCTGATCCTGCTCGGCGCGTCCGTCGCCCCGGCCACGTTCCTGGCCTTCGCCCAGAGCCGCCCGGGCCGCCGCCCCGTCCCCGGTTCCGTCGTCGGCGTCGCCGCGCTGCTCGGCGGCGTGATCGGCGTGGTCGCGGCGGGCTGGCTGGAGTACGACGCGCTGCACCGGCTCGGCGTCCTGCCGATGGCGCTCGTCGGCCTGGCCGAGGAGACCGCGAAGCTGATCGTGCCGGCCGGCATCCTGCTGCTGTGGCACCGGCACCGGTCACCGGCGGAAGGGCTGGTGATCGGCGTGGCCTCCGGCGCCGGGTTCGCCGCGTTGGAAACCATGGGCTACGCGTTCGCCGCGTTCGTCGGATCGCAGGGCAACCTCGGCGAGGTCGAGCAGACGCTGCTGGTACGCGGCCTCACCGCGCCCGCCGCGCACCTGGCCTGGACCGGGCTGACCGCCGCCGCGTTGTTCGCGTTCGCCGCCGCGCCCGGCGGCCGGAAGCTGGCGGCGTTCCTGCTCACCTTCGCCGCCGCCGTCACGCTGCACACCTGCTGGGACACCTTCGGCACCCAGCCCGCGTACGTGTTCATCGGCGGCGTCTCACTGGGCTGGTTGCTGCTGCGCCTGCACCTGGACCGCGAGCGGCCGCCCGCGTCCGGGACGCCGGTCGTGCCGGCGTCCCGGGAGACGGCAGCGCATCCCGGCTGA
- a CDS encoding multidrug effflux MFS transporter: MSRGRRLRLVLVLGSLIAVGPLTIDMYLPALPAIVTDFATTSAAVQLTLTGTLAGLAVGQLLIGPLSDAVGRRRPLIAGLLLHIVASALCVVAPNIAVLGVLRVVQGLGVAATAVVAMAVVRDLFSGSAFATMLSRLLLVMGAAPVLAPTLGGGVLRWTDWRGVFVALGVFGVLLVVLATLALPETLPPARRQRGGVVATVLNYGGLLRDRVFVGLVLVAGLAMAALFAYVAGSSFVLQDTYGLDEQEFGLAFGAGAVGLIGATQYNVRLLRRYSSQWILVASLVGGTVAGLALLVFAATGFGGLPALLVSLWVVLAAAGLAMPNAPALALSRHGEAAGTASALLGAVQFGVGAVAAPLVGVLGTGAVAMALVVAGGMVAALLVLLVVVRPSQLAGLEADPAVAVAH; encoded by the coding sequence ATGAGCCGAGGCCGGCGCCTGAGGCTCGTGCTCGTCCTCGGCTCGCTGATCGCCGTGGGTCCGCTGACCATCGACATGTACCTGCCCGCGCTGCCCGCGATCGTCACGGACTTCGCGACCACGTCGGCGGCGGTCCAGCTGACGCTCACCGGGACGCTGGCCGGGCTCGCCGTCGGGCAGCTGCTGATCGGGCCGCTGTCGGACGCGGTCGGGCGGCGGCGTCCGCTGATCGCCGGTCTCCTCCTGCACATCGTGGCCTCGGCGCTGTGCGTCGTCGCCCCGAACATCGCCGTCCTCGGCGTCCTGCGCGTCGTGCAGGGCCTCGGTGTCGCCGCGACCGCGGTGGTGGCGATGGCGGTGGTGCGTGACCTGTTCAGCGGGTCGGCGTTCGCGACCATGCTGTCCCGGCTGCTGCTGGTGATGGGCGCGGCGCCGGTCCTCGCCCCGACGCTGGGCGGCGGTGTGCTGCGGTGGACCGACTGGCGTGGCGTGTTCGTGGCCCTGGGCGTCTTCGGGGTGCTGCTCGTCGTGCTGGCCACGCTCGCCCTGCCGGAGACGCTGCCGCCCGCGCGCCGTCAGCGCGGCGGGGTCGTGGCGACGGTGCTGAACTACGGCGGGCTGCTGCGTGACCGGGTCTTCGTCGGCCTGGTCCTGGTGGCCGGCCTGGCCATGGCGGCGCTGTTCGCGTACGTCGCCGGCTCGTCGTTCGTCCTCCAGGACACCTACGGCCTCGACGAGCAGGAGTTCGGGCTGGCGTTCGGTGCGGGGGCGGTGGGCCTGATCGGCGCGACCCAGTACAACGTGCGGCTGCTGCGTCGCTACTCGTCCCAGTGGATCCTGGTGGCCTCGCTGGTGGGGGGCACGGTGGCCGGGCTGGCGCTGCTGGTGTTCGCCGCGACCGGGTTCGGCGGGCTGCCCGCGCTGCTGGTGTCGCTGTGGGTGGTGCTGGCGGCGGCGGGTCTGGCCATGCCGAACGCACCGGCGCTTGCCCTGTCCCGCCACGGCGAGGCGGCCGGCACCGCGTCCGCGCTGCTCGGTGCGGTGCAGTTCGGCGTGGGCGCGGTCGCCGCGCCGCTGGTGGGCGTGCTCGGCACCGGCGCGGTGGCGATGGCCCTGGTGGTGGCCGGCGGGATGGTGGCGGCGCTGCTGGTGCTGCTGGTCGTGGTACGGCCCTCGCAGCTCGCCGGCCTGGAGGCGGATCCGGCGGTCGCTGTCGCGCACTGA
- the abc-f gene encoding ribosomal protection-like ABC-F family protein translates to MSDSYVVCSNLTFSWPDDTPVFQNLSFTLGGGRTGLVAPNGAGKSTLLKLIAGEYRPAAGSVTVDGVLGYLPQTLPLAADLTVAQVLEIAPLIAALHAIEAGDADEKHFTTIGNDWDIEERTRAQLDRLGLGDLAFDRRLGTLSGGQVVSLGLAAQLLKQPDVLLLDEPTNNLDLDARRRLYDVLEQWHGCLLLVSHDRALLDRMDRIAELDRGEMRFHGGNFTAYEAAVRAAQEVAEKNVRSAEQELKREKRELQEARERAARRAGNAARNLKNAGLARIVAGGLKRDAQVSAGKANEMHSGRVDDARARLDEAERALRNEQTITVELPATTVPAGRTLLSAERVRIRHGGRHLFAADGVDLTIRGPERIALLGANGVGKSTLLRLIAGDLEPDSGRITRADGRIAYLSQRLDLLDLDRTVAENLAAFAPQAPDAQRMNLLARFLFRGPRAHLPVGVLSGGERLRATLACVLGAEPAPHLLLLDEPTNNLDLVSVGQLEGALDAYRGALLVVSHDERFLTAINVGRWLRLADGRLVETGPPDAG, encoded by the coding sequence ATGTCCGACTCCTACGTCGTCTGCTCGAACCTGACCTTCTCCTGGCCGGACGACACCCCGGTCTTCCAGAACCTCTCCTTCACGCTCGGCGGCGGCCGGACCGGACTGGTCGCGCCGAACGGTGCCGGCAAGAGCACGCTGCTCAAGCTGATCGCCGGCGAGTACCGGCCGGCCGCCGGGTCGGTCACCGTCGACGGCGTGCTGGGCTACCTCCCGCAGACCCTGCCGCTCGCCGCCGACCTCACCGTGGCGCAGGTGCTGGAGATCGCCCCGCTGATCGCGGCGCTGCACGCCATCGAGGCCGGCGACGCCGACGAGAAGCACTTCACCACCATCGGCAACGACTGGGACATCGAGGAGCGTACCCGCGCCCAACTCGACCGGCTCGGTCTCGGCGACCTCGCCTTCGACCGGCGCCTGGGCACGCTCAGCGGTGGGCAGGTGGTCTCCCTCGGCCTGGCGGCGCAACTGCTGAAGCAGCCCGACGTGCTGCTGCTGGACGAGCCGACGAACAACCTCGACCTGGACGCCCGGCGCCGGCTCTACGACGTGCTGGAGCAGTGGCACGGCTGCCTGCTGCTGGTCAGCCACGACCGGGCGCTGCTGGACCGGATGGACCGCATCGCCGAACTCGACCGCGGCGAGATGCGGTTCCACGGCGGCAACTTCACCGCGTACGAGGCGGCCGTGCGGGCGGCGCAGGAGGTGGCGGAGAAGAACGTCCGCAGCGCCGAGCAGGAACTCAAGCGGGAGAAGCGCGAGTTGCAGGAGGCCCGCGAGCGGGCAGCCCGCCGAGCCGGCAACGCCGCCCGCAACCTCAAGAACGCGGGTCTGGCGAGGATCGTCGCCGGCGGCCTGAAGCGGGACGCGCAGGTGTCCGCGGGCAAGGCGAACGAGATGCACTCGGGACGGGTCGACGACGCCCGGGCTCGGCTCGACGAGGCCGAGCGGGCCCTGCGCAACGAGCAGACGATCACGGTGGAACTGCCCGCCACCACCGTGCCGGCCGGACGCACCCTCCTGAGCGCCGAGCGGGTCCGGATCCGGCACGGCGGGCGGCACCTGTTCGCCGCCGACGGCGTCGACCTGACGATCCGCGGTCCGGAACGGATCGCCCTGCTCGGCGCCAACGGCGTCGGCAAGTCCACCCTGCTGCGCCTGATCGCCGGCGACCTGGAACCCGACAGCGGCCGGATCACGCGCGCCGACGGCCGCATCGCGTACCTGTCGCAGCGGCTGGACCTGCTGGACCTGGACCGGACCGTGGCGGAGAACCTGGCCGCGTTCGCGCCGCAGGCCCCCGACGCGCAGCGGATGAACCTGCTCGCCCGCTTCCTGTTCCGCGGCCCGCGAGCGCACCTTCCGGTCGGGGTGCTCTCCGGCGGTGAGCGGCTGCGCGCCACACTGGCCTGCGTCCTGGGCGCCGAACCCGCGCCGCATCTCCTCCTGCTCGACGAGCCGACGAACAACCTCGACCTGGTCAGCGTCGGTCAGTTGGAGGGCGCGCTCGACGCGTACCGCGGCGCACTGCTGGTGGTCAGCCACGACGAGCGGTTCCTCACCGCGATCAACGTCGGCCGCTGGCTGCGCCTGGCCGACGGGCGTCTGGTGGAGACCGGTCCCCCGGACGCCGGCTGA
- a CDS encoding DM13 domain-containing protein — protein MGRKRVVLAGLAVVAVTGLAVGLYLFQPWRLVTDREVREALPSVTEPQPAGTSGPPPTAAPPADVVLAAGDFVTHEHDTSGRAQLVRLADGRRQLLLRGLDTSDGPDLRVWLTDRKVLPGRAGWQVFDDGRWVELGRLKGNIGDQVYDIPASVDLDGLRSVSIWCKRFAVSFGAAPLAAAGSGSTPS, from the coding sequence ATGGGCAGAAAGCGTGTGGTGTTGGCGGGGCTCGCTGTCGTGGCCGTCACCGGTCTCGCGGTGGGTCTGTACCTGTTCCAGCCGTGGCGGCTGGTGACCGACCGTGAGGTACGCGAGGCGCTGCCGTCGGTGACGGAACCGCAGCCGGCCGGCACGAGCGGCCCGCCGCCGACCGCCGCACCGCCCGCCGACGTGGTCCTCGCCGCCGGGGACTTCGTCACACACGAGCACGACACGTCGGGCCGGGCGCAGCTGGTCCGTCTCGCCGACGGCCGCCGCCAGCTGCTCCTGCGCGGACTGGACACGTCGGACGGTCCGGACCTGCGGGTCTGGCTCACCGACCGGAAGGTGCTGCCCGGCCGGGCGGGCTGGCAGGTGTTCGACGACGGCCGCTGGGTCGAGTTGGGCCGGCTCAAGGGCAACATCGGCGACCAGGTGTACGACATCCCGGCGTCGGTGGACCTGGACGGGCTGCGCAGCGTGTCGATCTGGTGCAAGCGGTTCGCGGTGTCGTTCGGCGCGGCGCCGCTGGCCGCCGCGGGAAGCGGCTCGACACCGTCGTGA
- a CDS encoding response regulator transcription factor: MGRYVLVVDDDRTVSDVVRRYLEQDGCRVRLSFDGADALAAAEQEPPDLVVLDLMMPGLDGIEVCRRLRRRLPGLPVVMLTALGDEADRVAGLEVGADDYVTKPFSPRELVLRIRSVLRRAAPPDRGPAGVLRDGDLTADIDRRIAERGGRPLGLTVREFDLLAFLLANPGRAWSRAELLDRVWGWRFGDQSTVTVHVRRLREKIEDCPAQPRRIVTVWGVGYRYEPQESR, translated from the coding sequence ATGGGGCGCTACGTGCTCGTCGTCGACGACGACCGGACGGTGAGCGACGTCGTCCGGCGGTATCTGGAACAGGACGGCTGCCGGGTCCGGCTGTCCTTCGACGGGGCCGACGCGCTCGCCGCCGCCGAGCAGGAGCCGCCCGACCTGGTGGTCCTCGACCTGATGATGCCGGGTCTCGACGGCATCGAGGTGTGCCGGCGGCTGCGTCGCCGGCTGCCCGGCCTGCCGGTGGTCATGCTCACCGCGCTCGGGGACGAGGCGGACCGGGTCGCCGGGCTGGAGGTCGGCGCGGACGACTACGTGACCAAGCCGTTCTCGCCGCGCGAACTGGTGCTGCGCATCAGGTCGGTGCTGCGGCGCGCGGCCCCGCCCGACCGGGGACCGGCAGGGGTGCTGCGCGACGGCGACCTCACCGCGGACATCGACCGCCGCATCGCCGAACGCGGCGGGCGGCCGCTCGGCCTGACCGTACGGGAGTTCGACCTGCTCGCGTTCCTGCTGGCCAATCCGGGGCGCGCGTGGTCGCGAGCCGAACTGCTGGACCGCGTGTGGGGCTGGCGGTTCGGCGACCAGTCCACTGTCACCGTCCACGTCCGCCGGCTGCGGGAGAAGATCGAGGACTGCCCCGCGCAGCCCCGGCGCATCGTCACCGTGTGGGGCGTCGGCTACCGCTACGAGCCGCAGGAGTCCCGGTGA